A genomic region of Parambassis ranga chromosome 7, fParRan2.1, whole genome shotgun sequence contains the following coding sequences:
- the syt6a gene encoding synaptotagmin-6: MSSDREEYDMVCQKAVTLIVDLCLHNSSLLDQDTCQDFIFLLTGQSSDHKEVDATFGLLLGVFVVCGLALLGLLSFVSWKLCWVPWRTKAHFPGTPLNPACGPPHHCQLQSPSLPPSPQQTPVTMATEKVKDPVGTMGFLEAAVKISHTSPDIPTDVQLSMREHFLRRTQRMQRQTTEPASSTRHSSFKRHLPRQMQVGSLDLGNDYMVDYEEKPTSIGRIQPELYQQKALELEDSSKHGSSKNCGRINFSLKYDYENEALLVNILKAVDLPAKDLCGTSDPYVKIYLLPDRKKLQTRVHRKTLNPTFDETFPFPVPYEDLVNRKLHMSVFDFDRFSRHDMIGEVVLENLFELSDLSRETNIWRDIQYATSESVDLGEIMFSLCYLPTAGRLTLTVIKCRNLKAMDITGYSDPYVKVSLICDGRRLKKKKTSIKKNTLNPTYNEAIIFDIPPDSMDHVSLHISVMDYDLVGHNEIIGVTRVGCHADGLGRDHWNEMLAYPRKPIAHWHPLLESKKSEKEWKARTASFDSQGSCPSPRPPASP; this comes from the exons ACGCTACTTTTGGCCTGCTGCTCggtgtttttgtggtttgcGGCCTGGCTCTGCTGGGCCTTCTCTCATTCGTCTCCTGGAAACTGTGCTGGGTGCCTTGGCGGACTAAGGCCCACTTTCCCGGTACGCCCCTGAACCCGGCCTGCGGCCCCCCACATCACTGCCAGCTCCAGTCGCCCTCCCTGCCGCCTAGTCCCCAGCAGACACCGGTCACCATGGCGACAGAGAAGGTGAAGGACCCAGTGGGCACGATGGGCTTCCTGGAGGCAGCAGTGAAGATAAGCCATACTTCCCCCGACATCCCCACCGACGTGCAGCTCTCCATGAGGGAGCACTTCCTGCGCCGCACGCAACGCATGCAGAGGCAAACCACCGAACCGGCCTCCTCCACTCG GCACAGTTCCTTCAAGAGACACCTGCCCAGACAGATGCAGGTGGGCAGTCTAGACCTGGGGAACGACTACATGGTAGACTATGAGGAAAAGCCCACCAGCATCGGCCGAATCCAGCCAGAGCTCTATCAGCAGAAGGCCTTGGAACTGGAGGACTCCTCCAAACACGGCAGCAGCAAAAACTGTGGCAGGATTAACTTCTCTCTCAAGTACGACTATGAAAACGAGGCCCTCCTTGTCAACATCCTCAAAGCGGTGGATCTCCCTGCCAAGGACTTGTGCGGCACGTCCGACCCTTATGTGAAGATCTACCTTCTGCCCGACCGAAAGAAGCTACAGACTCGTGTCCACCGAAAGACGCTCAACCCAACGTTCGACGAGACCTTCCCGTTTCCTGTGCCTTACGAAGACCTGGTCAATCGGAAGCTTCACATGAGCGTCTTTGACTTTGACCGATTTTCACGACATGATATGATCGGTGAGGTGGTGCTGGAAAACCTGTTTGAGCTGTCAGACCTCTCGAGGGAGACGAACATATGGAGGGACATCCAATACGCCACCAGT GAGAGCGTCGACCTTGGAGAGATCATGTTCTCACTATGCTACCTGCCAACCGCCGGCAGACTCACACTCACCGTCATCAAGTGCAGGAACCTGAAGGCCATGGACATCACGGGGTACTCAG ATCCCTACGTCAAGGTGTCGCTCATCTGTGACGGCAGGCGtttgaaaaagaagaagacgagCATCAAGAAGAACACGCTGAATCCCACCTACAACGAGGCCatcatcttcgacatcccaccAGACAGCATGGACCACGTCAGCCTGCACATCTCCGTCATGGACTACGATCT gGTAGGTCATAATGAGATCATTGGTGTGACGAGGGTTGGATGCCATGCTGACGGTCTTGGCAGGGACCACTGGAACGAGATGCTGGCTTACCCACGGAAGCCCATTGCACACTGGCACCCCCTGCTGGAGTCCAAGAAGTCTGAGAAGGAG tggaAGGCGAGGACAGCCAGCTTCGACAGCCAGGGCTCCTGCCCCTCACCCCGGCCCCCCGCCAGTCCCTGA